TGCTATCCGTCATTCCTTGACTGAAGCTCTTCTCCTGACCTTGAATCTCAGCATTCATCCTTGAGAGGTGTTATGTGAAATAAATGGATTGCATTAcaattttatattgtatatttattattattattatttactgttgttgtttttctgctgGTAGTGCATAAACCACCtcatttaaacacacaaaaatgtgtgGATAATGTGGTGAATGGGATGTTATAGGGGACTGTGTTCCTCTATTATCTCACAGTACCGGtatagtgtgagtgtgtgagagaatgcgtttaccatttcattttgatttggTATTACAGTTTCATCCCTTTTGGCTGCAGTGACACAGAATTAAGGTCAGGCGAATTGATTTCAGGTGAAGAAATGACAGATATTAGCAgaaattcattgtatttttaatacagAGACTGTTATACAAAACACAGTGTACGAAATGTAGCTTTAGACAACCTGTTTGGTGTCATATCAAATCACCAGGGTATTTTTGATTTAAGGAAAAATCAACTATACCTCAATTTCAAAAGAGTAATCTGTACACGCTGAAGGGtataaactatttaaactgtttgttttattttttttattttttatttcagtcaaagTGTAATCTGAAATCTAATATTTTGTCTTATCCTTGTTATATGCCTAAGatatataaaattttcattacagtaattgttcacccaaaaatggaaatttgctaaaaatttactcaggccatccaagatgtagatgagcttTTTtccttcattggaacagatttggagaaattttgaaaTTTACATCCTCTGttatgaatgggtgccgtcagaacttgtggattattgtttttacactgtaaaaagtgataagttgacttaacttaaaaaaaattgaggaaacccattgccttaaaattattaagtaaataataataaaaaaaaataaaaaaaagttaagtcaacttgacaattcacttaacttatttttttttaatgatcatttacttaaaaattttaaggcaacaggtttcctaaatttttttaagttaagtcaacttatcacattttacagtgtatgttttttaactttaattctgacggcacccattcactgatgagaaatgatgtaatgctaaatttctgtTTTCAAATCTTTTCAATACGAGCTGACAATTTTTATAACTGACATTATTCTGAACCTTTTAATAACAGAGGCAATACATTTGGATCCACTGTTTTATCTTTTTTGATGCACATAGCTTGTTTTTAATAACTCATGTTATAGTATACTTGtgaattcattcattatttcagCTGTTGGAGCTGCTGGCCAGTCCGTTAAGCTGTCATTAAGAAAGTTTGGTGTGGCATTGTCTTCAGATTAATAAGAGTATCATTCAGTGCATTTAATTTCAACTGAAAAAGCTAAGTTTACTcaaaggtatttttttttaaataaatctgtgaaacacaacagcataaatatgtgaaaatgtatttatttggtaTGTGCTCTATGTTGGTTTTGTTTGGTCTGTGCCAAAGATGTTAAAAGAGCTCCTAGTGATGTAATCAGGAGTCGCTTAATGTCATAAGACAACATTTGAAAGTTGAATGTTCCTGTAATGGCCATTGCTTAATCATAAGCAATCACTGTTTTAAAGGCTACACCtgataaataatgtttaaatgatGACAAAGTTATGTTGCAATGGTTAGAAGTATGTGTGAAGATGGATAGGCGGCATATTGGATGAGAATACGCATTACAGCGTTTTAGAAAGAATAAAGACTGAGATTCAAAACAAGGGAGAAATGTTATCTGATTTGACATTacaggaaaaataataaataaaaaaagttcttGATATcatgattttgttgttgttgtttcttccttttattttttatatttatttatgtatatttttttatttttgagaatgCTACTTGCAATATGCAATATGCACCTAATagacacacaatttttaaatataatttgttaattttcCACTGAGTGCTGTAGGTGGACGTCGTGGGCCCATATCAGTTGTTGTTACTAAGCATAATGGCATTAAAAGAATGGCTCTGGCAAACCACTCCTAAAACTGTTTGCCAACACAATCTATCTGTCAGCTGCACAAAGTATTTTTACCATCCATAGTGGAGCTAAGATGCATATTAAGAGCTCCATTTAAGCTCCCTGAcagcaatatatttaaaagtctATATAAAGTGCCTACGATCAGGAGAATTAATATATGGGAAGCAACAAATCCATATGCTAATATGTGTTGCAAAGTGCTAATGTGAAAGGTGATAGTCTAGTTAAAGGTCTGTCACACATTCCTAGGGAGCAATGGGAATGTTAACTTAAATATTAGTGGTAACTCTACTCAGGAGACATGCTCTAACAGCAGTGTTCTGAATTTTAATTCactaaattttaatattattttctattaaCGCATTTTTAGATGTTCTCattacaattttgtttttgtttttcttgtagACCACAGCAGTAGGTAGcaggtaaaacaaacaaaactataacggcaaaaacatgttattattaaattaaattttatttaataattaaatttaaaaaatacgttttaatttaaaaaatgtaatctaaattaaattatcttattacattttttttttttttaaatgctaattctGAAGTTTTTGAACGACATATGTGCAGACAAATTGCATGCTAATTTTTGTCTTTTCTCTGCCATTAAAAGCACTGTTACCATGTGGCAATGTGAATGCTATAAGGATGGCAGAATATTTCAGTTAGGCCACCTGTGCATGAAACATAATCTAGTGTGACATTATATGCTAGGAGGGTATTTTGCAAGCCATGCTGTGAACAGTCACACATTCCATATCATATTTGTGTTTAAGATAAACAACAGCACAGAAAACAATATCTGCATTAGCTAGCATAGGCTAACTATTGTTGCTTTATGGTTGACACCAACcccccttttaaaaaaaaaaatcaattttctttaaatcttaAAGGGGATATTTTTAGCATCATAAAGCATTTTCCTCAGAATATCTGTATAGCTGAACTTTATAAAATACCTCTCTGTTAAATATATGTTTCATCCTGAATGTTTTATTTCTCTgtggaataaaataaacataggCTACTCCATGTTTCTTGTTAGATAGGctaatagtttaataaaattaCTGATCAGTATGAACTTGAAGtaagtgtatatttatatagaatacACGATATATGATTATTCACATCATTATGTCAGATTCAATGCCGTTCTTTTACCGCAGAAAAACGTGAAAATGATTGCGGAGATTTCAAATGCCTAAATGCCCTTACTTGCCCTCACCAACATGGCGAGCTGTGGACGTTCCACGCTGAACGAGTCGCTTTTAAATGACGCAGCATGTGAGAGCACGAGATGAAAGCAGCACTGCAAAGACAGCAGTTTAGAGGTAGTTTACACTTTCATATATGTAATTCTGCTATTCACAGTTATCACTGTTATTTATATCAGACATTTTACAACGTATGTCGGCATGCTCGTTTAAAGGTCCCCTGATGTTTTGCCTTATTTTAATAGACGTACTCTGAAAACAGCTGATGTTTGTCAATTTATTGAGATGTAGCTATGTTACGTTAACATGGGTTGCATGTTAAGTAATATGGAAGCAGTACCTTGATACAATAACATGACTGTCAAGAGCTCATGATACTGCAgggaaaatatttgtaattatactGACAGTATCATGGGCTTTTGACTGTCTGCAGGGAAAAGTAAACATTAGGATTGAGATCTGCCGCCTTTGATAGAAAAGCTTCTTTTAGGTATCATAGTCACACATAAAACGCGCATACGGTGACTAAAGATTGTGTCAAAAATTGAACCAACCCGTGTGTGTGTCGGTGTGTAGCTGTTAACTTGTTTGTTTGAGTAGTCTTTGGAATGACGATTCATTTCAGTTACTCGAATCTTTTGAATCGGTTCACTTTAAAGATTCACTCACTGACCAGTGTGTCCCCATTTGCGTGAGTAATAGCCTATTAGGGGACACACTGGTCAATAGGTAATTGAACCATTCTCTTAAGAAGTAACATCTTATTATCCTTTATTGAAATCTTCCTACCTTCTATTATAAGGCTCCTGAAAAACGTTTAAGCATCTTCCCCCTCAAAtggcaacaaaacaaaataacaagcCCGAGTAAATTATGAATTTCAACAACATTGTCAGTCATTTTTATgcgttcatttatttatttatttaaaaaaaaagcttctcAACATTTGTTTCATTGTTGCTGATCCAGGATCTTCACACTAGATGGCCACCGATATGGCCGATACACTTGCTGTGCAGGAGAGCAGCCATGAATGTGCAAACAATGACAATGAATCTGCAAAGGATGAAAATGAGACCGGACAGACTGGAGAAACTGAAACACTGTCTAAAAGACAGAGGAAGAAACTTCTTAAGAGTCAACAATGGGAAGAACAGAGAGAACTTCGCAAGTAAGttgtgtaattttaaaatgatttatatactattatagtatttactaatattttgaattagcttttatttgtatattttacgttttcatttttttttttttttttttgtatatatttctatataattttgattcatttttatttcagttttagtcattttagaaCTTTACCTTTTATGTCAGTTAGTtatcaaggcaacatttctaatgtaaaaaaaaaaaaacctacgtttttcatgtaatatttttgttttattttagttttgtttcaaTAATATTTGATTTATAATCACCAAAAATTATACTGCAAGTAAGAATTCAAAATGATGAAACGCATAGTAAAACTCTTTTTCTCTATTATTACATGGCCAAGCAGTTCCTGCTGATAgtcttttatttaatatgtgctttaattCTCACTTGTTTATGTAAAGACAGAAGCGGAAAGAGAGAAAACAGCAGAGGAAGCTGGAGAGACAAGCGCAGGCTGAAGACGGAGTGGAGTGGACAGGAAAGAAGCGTTTGTGCAGGTCGGCAGAGCCCAGCTCTCTCAGACTGGTCATAGACTGCAGCTTTGATAACCTCATGGTGCTCAAGGTAAGACGAAGCCCAGTGCTTTTTAACTGCCATTATATTAACAACGTCAACTTCAGTcatcaatttaataaatacatttgcatgCTGCATTGCATTGTTTACAGAAACACAAAATTACATCATTAAAGTTCagtcactgaattaaattaagcTTATTTTTTTCCTGTCGCCTAGGATGTAAAGAAACTTCACAAGCAGATTCAGAGGTGCTATGCTGAGAACAGACGCACATTGCACCCTGTACAGGCAAGTGTTTCCCTCAAAtagatataatataaatgtgatCTTTAAGATCAAACTTAAAGGTGAGCGTTCAGTTAACACTACCATCTCACATTCTCAGTTTTACCTTACAAGTCATGGCGGTCAGTTAAAGCAAGTCATGGATGAAATTAACAAAGGCTGGGTCAACTGGAAGGTAAGCTGTGAAATGACACTACTAATAatgaatattacaaatatttatcaaatgtaatttgacaaaaacaataaaacctatctattatttttaaataatcaaatcatactgtatatttttggcTTGTGTGTACAAAATGCATATCTGCAACTGGCATTTTCAAGGATTTACATGgatttataatgaatatataattCAGTGTTGACAATGTTTTGTACATCGTTGAGCCCTTGCATCacccacacaaaaaaaaaaaaaactcattagTTCTCCACAAATCATGAGTCAAAGTTTGCAGCACTAGAATGAGTGTATTTGAGCTATGAATGTTGGATAATGGAAAGCAATGCCTTTAAAGCATCTCTTCTAAATTTCAATGTGGTGTAGGATGTCCATTTCGAGCCTGATGCATTTCATGAAATCATGAAGAAGGAGGACCTAATCTACCTCACCTCTGATTCACCCAATGTGCTACAAGAACTGGATGAGGCCAAAGCCTATGTGATTGGAGGTCTGGTGGACCACAACCATCATAAGGTGAGTGACTTATGAGAACTAAAAGAGGAAATTTACCCTACACCATCACTAAAAAAGATACAAAACTGTCACTGGGGAGAAACcctttcaaaatgtattatgtactgtatttttaggggtaaataaggtacaacgATGTAACTTTTTGGTTTTGTACCTTATGGTACTGCCTCAGTGACAgctttgtaacttttttttctgaaagtgtaGGTCGGTAAAAGGTCAGCATAATATTTACTTTCAAATCATGATGTTATTGTATCTAACGAAACTACTGAACTTGCATGCCCTGCTTGCATGGagattaagattttattttgagCTTAAAATACAGTGACActtgtcataattttttttttatttattaattttttttttattataatttttatgttGAGGTCATTAAAAGTTTCACCTAAGCTCTTGGTTTTGGGGAATTCAAATGCTTTATTACAGGGAATCACATTTGGTCGAGCCCAAGAGCTTGGCATTGCTCATGCTCAGCTTCCTCTGGGCAGTTTCGTCAAGATGAATAGCCGCAAGGTGCTGGCCGTCAATCACGGTGAGATTCCCTCTCTCTAGATATCCATTCAAATGACACTTCCTCTATAATATACTACTTTTAAGTTTCCTAGTGGAAATGAACCAATCGTTTCCCCCCTTGCCACAGTTTTTGAAATCATCCTAGCATTCCTGGAGAAACGAGACTGGCAGGAAGCTTTCTTTACCGTTCTGCCACAGAGGAAGGGAGCTGTGCCAGTGGGCCGAGAGGGCGATGATGAGGAAGACTCTGATGAAGACTCGGACACAGAACAGCCAATCTCAGAAAAGAGAACGGACTCAAAGGACCAATCAGAAAGCAAACAGGAAGAACACAAACCTGTGCTAAACCAGTCAGATTCCAGCGAGCGAAACACGGCTTAGAGATATGTAACATTTAAGATGTTTAATGTTCttggaaatgttttaattgtttttctgattttttttttttttttttttaatatctcagTTTGAGATTTGAGATGCTTCATGCAAAGGTTTGGACTTGAAAGTGTTTTTGTTGAAACCAatttcatgacaaaaaaataataataattaaaaaataagaaattgcCCCTTTTTTTAGccttttccatttaaaaaccaacaacaaacaataatgtATAGATcttatgaaaaagaaaattacaaaatttcttattttataacAATGAGCTTTTTGTtcattgtaaatgtttaatatttgatCTGCTCAAAGTGTATATTTGGTACGTTCTTAAATCGCAGTCCTGTactaaacagtattttttttaaatgtctaagtAATGTTAACTAAGAACTAACTAGGAAACAGACTGTGCATATTAGCTGTCTTTGCTGTTCTGCCACAGTGGGATTTGTACTTGTGGGCCAAGAGAACAAGCTCGGACATGGTAAGACTCAGATGTAAGCCATCCAATctcagaaaagaaaaagacacaAAGGACCAATCAGAGAGAAAAAGGGAGGTACATAAAACTCAGATTCCAGTAAGAGAGAAAACAGGGCAAATCTTGATCTTAAGTAGTTTTGTACTTTGTTGCTGtcgtatgtttttttttttttttttttttttttcagctttattgtCAGGTTAATGAAATATCACTTGAGCGTTTGAGATGCTGAggttttttaaagcaaatttgATGAGGAACTTTCCTTTTCAGTCTCAGACATTTAGATCTTATGTAGTGATGGTCTACATACGTATTGGTTTTTACCTATTGTTAGTAATCTAATAATAtgcatcaaaaaagaaaaaaatatattatatcagCTAATAGACCTAAATGTAGAAGACTTTAACGTAGAGTTAAATGTTCAAATagtgatttttgtaaatcatgCTAGAGCATAAGTGTGTAAACGGgtttctgtttttaaagtttagcattgtatttgattaaaaaaaatactcatATAGTCCCCTAGATGTCACTATACACCTACACttcatttttcataaaaataaagtttcatttcataaaaaagtaaacattagtttgattaaataaaaagaaaaatttaaaggCACGATGAGATTTAATAGAAATATCTCTTACTATTCTTGAATCAGttcaatttattttcataatatatattGATTCTTTTTTCAAAGGGTTTTTTCTtccctttaaatattttagtttttcaaagTTCTTAATTGACACGATATTAGCACAGCATATCACAGACTGATTTTAttagtattcattttatttttttgaaataaaattaaagaccaaacattaacattttgggGACTTCCAAAGCATCTTATACGTTTATAAACAGAAATGCTAATCACAGAGAGGCTTGAATAACTGTCTTTTTCAGCTCAAACCCCTTGTTTGGAACACTATTCCGTTGAACTCTTTAGAAGTGCCTGAGGCTTTAACTGTTTTCAGGAGGGAGAACAGGTTTACAGTTTTTGGTGCTCTTTCCTTTAGGCCAAGAATGCAACCAGATACAGTGCTTCTGGTAGATTCATGCAGCGTTCGTACACATGCTAGTTATGTCAACACACTTGCGAAAATGAATCAGATACGCTGTTTTGTAGTTAGTTTATCCAGAAGAGTCTTACTGGATATTGGGAAATCTTGAACTTTTATTGGAGTGATGTCTGGTTACTGGACAGTTTGAGAAAATCACAAAGTTGGCTGTAGGAGgactttacattttaaaagatacgTAAAATCATGTTAAGGTTAATCAGAGACAAATGATGAACTATGTTCTGAAAGATCTTTTATGAACCTGTAAGATAtcttatttgttcattcatttgttctgtTTGATTCATTTACACAATTCTTCAGCGTTCAGTGTCTCTGATTTTATCCAGAGGTTGTGGTAATCACGTGTTATCCTAACCCTTgtgtttttcacaaaaacattatgacagggggggaaaaaaaactgttaaagtGAACTCGACCATTAAAGATCTCAAACGATTAAGCAATTACAGAATATTAAACCAGTAGCTAGATTGAATCATCGGATTGGGAAGAAACACCCGGATTAAAAACTGGAAAGTTGAGTTGAGCGCGTAACAACATGTGCACGACTGCGCAATGGAGAGCTGCCTTTTCCAACAGGTGTCTGTAAGCAATTTCTTCTCTCAGAGCATTTTCACGCAATTTCAACTCGAGCGTCCGAAGAATAATGGAAATACTTCGGCTTTTCTCAACATGTCGTAgatcttaaaataaaacgaaaacACCATAAACTGGAGTAAAACTTTTGTGCGCTCCCGTTTGGATTTACGCATGGAGAAACGTTCACTTTTTATGGATATTATCCATAAACATTCGGTTTCATTTTTTGTGCTTCAAATGAATTAATCGATAGCTACATTAATTCTGAACGAAGAGTGATTTCGTTTTTATGCGCTGGGTCTCCACCACCTGCTGTTCATGTTTGGGAGTCTCCTGTTCTCCAACATCTCCCCACTGACATCTGTGATCGACTGGATTGATTGGGAACGCAACTAGCTTTTGAGATGGACACTGTTTTCGTATATTAATAATGACCATCGCATTGAGATCGCCAAACTGATAACCTGGACTCAGCTGAAAGTCTGAACTGGTGGACGATGAAGACAGTTTCATATATTCTTGCTGCGTTGATCATCTGGAACTCAGGTGAGACATTTTATATAGCCTAGCATATCATAAATACACTGCGAGTGCAGttggaaacatttttaaaagtgttgcAGGATTTGGGGTTAAACGTTTAGGAAAAGGGCTTCACAACACGTTTACGGTTGTCTGATATTACAGGAAGAACTGGTTCTGATGACAAACTGCGAGTGTGATTCAGTGTGACAGACAGGCGCTCCCTGCTCACGCACACACAGTGTCTTACGCGTCTTAAGGAGTGTTTTATGGGTTGATGAAGTTGTGAGAATAAGGGTGTGATGAATTTGAGGGTGTTGTCAACGTTACTTACACTTTTGAGTGTTTTTGATGGCGTATGAGCTATTCATAAAGttgtgtgttaatgtatggTCAGTGGGTCTGAGTACATGATGTAATGtgatttatatacattattacattttgctTTATCAACTAGATCCTAGAACATCATTCCTACTCTGATATTTGAGTTTAGGGTCAGGTTTAAGGTTATGGCCTTAAAACAATCCCGTCAAGTTATTTTGAGATTTGAGACtgatattgttttaaatgaccGTTATTGTAGTTTCTAATCATTGTAAGGGTGCTTAAAGCTCAGTTTTTCCAGACAAGCATTCTTATTACTGTTAATAGATTATGACCAATTTCCAACCCTGGATATATATTGAACTGCAAATATCTATGAACATAATGTATTTCTTGTTCATAGATGAGATTTGAGActgatatagtttttttttttttttttttttaatgatcattttGGTTATTATTTTCTGGGAATTGTTTTATTTCTACTTTTTGACACCAGAATGACTCAATTGTCATTATAGCCTACAGCAATACaaactgtaatgtttttgttgttgttgttgtttttaagctgttaagataaaaataaagctaattatccaacaacaacaaaaaaataaaaaataaataaatgcattaccagcaaatacttcaaatatttcttattttaaaaattcaatttctgagttaaaaaacaaattcaaaagtGTCTAAAATTAACGCACTAATTACATATTAATTAGAAAAGTGTGAATATTAGTAAAAATATTAGTCAAACCAATTAAGACTTTCTCTGCCAAAATTGCCCCCTGATATTAGAGGTAGGTTTAGGCAGCAAATGGCAATCCTTAAGGATGTTGACTCAGGAACTTGTCACACTGCGATAAATCATGTTGTGTGACAGAGGATCTATGCCAGAAATCTTGTCAACAAGTTTATGTCTGAGAGGCTTGTCATTACGTTTCATTGATGTAATGCTGTAGTCTTTGCAAACTGGACAATTGGCTGCCGCGGCCTAATGGTCAAGGATCTGGGTTACTGACATAAAGTTCAAGCTAGAGATAGTGACTCAGAAACTCAAGAAAATTATGGGGATTATAGCCAAATCACTGCCCTGAACTCTGATCCCAAAGCACGTGAAAAGTGCTTAACACTCAGTTTCTCCAGGCAGAGAGTCCCATTAAGTGTACAGTTATGAATGATTTCTGCAGCTTACTTGTTACTGCAAgtaacaataaacataatatatttctTAGTCATATGTGAACCTTATCAACTTAAAGCATCCAATAGATGTCTGtacttttatgtatttttatatatatatattgtaattgtGCTTGAAATTGCAAATGAcacattgcattttatttatatttttattttataattttaataaaacacatattattacatttttgtatttaaatgcaatagtTCAGCTTATATTCACTCAACTTTGCATGCATGCACTTTGTATGTGAATGTTTGCTTATGCTCATCTGCTTCCCAAAAGCAATTAGCCCTGAGACACATAACGAGTTGAGCAGCATGTCTAACTCTCGTCCACAAATGCTCTTCCAGACACCTGTTTGTCTCTCACCCCTCttcctttcttttttgttaTCCATATCTATTCCCATGTCTGCTTTGCCTCTCTGTTTTCTGTGCCAGTTCAATAGAATGATGAAAAATGAAAGGTTCATGTTACCACTGTACTGTAGGTAACAGATGACCTCAGCCAATGTGGTccaaattttctttttctgcaaGTATATTTCATACAGGTATATTTCTCTTAAAGgtgttatttctattttttaaagCACTGCTTGAACTGCCTTGGGCTGTATGATATTCATGGGATGGcctagaatttatttatttattttttggtctgGGCTGGCCCTTTTACTTGTGGTCACATCATGCTATTCAGTTTGTGATGCCTTAGCTATGAGCGCTACAAGGAACTTGCTGTGCTGAATTGTTCCCAACACTAAATGCAAAACAGAGCTATACATTGTAAGAAATAATATGCAAAAGCGTAAAAAATAGCTTTGTTTTACAACTGCAGGACTAATTCGGTGATGTTGttttagatgttaaaggttAAATTTGCTGACCCTCAGGCCACTCAAGAtgttgatgagtttgtttcttcattggaacagagaAATTTGGCATTACATCAATTGCTCTCCAGTGGATcctcagcagtgaatgggtgccgtcagaatgagagtccaaacagctgatatataatccacatgactccagtccacgAAATAATGTCTCGTAAAGTGAAAAGCAGCATGTTTctgagaaacaaatccatcattaaacaGTCACTTCTGGTCAAAATTAAGtctataataacacttcctccagggAAAATGTCAATCCCCTGTTGTCCTtccacatcaaaatccaccaccatttttgttttagaaCACCAACagttgtttagaactgtttcgGAATCTTTTTGCTCATAAACAGatcttgatctgtgcatatttcactcctgattcagatgagatgactTAATTGAGGAAAGTAGTAATATGGATAGAGGAATCATATTTTAGCTGGATGCAATGGTTTGACATTCAAACACTGTAATGATGAATTTAGATGAAACGcgtagcttttcacttcacaagacattaactgatggactgaagtcGTGGATTACTTGTCAGATTACTTGTTAcatatcagctgtttggactctcattctgacggcacccattcactgcagaggatccattggtgagcaagtgatgtaatgcaaaatttctc
The sequence above is a segment of the Onychostoma macrolepis isolate SWU-2019 chromosome 07, ASM1243209v1, whole genome shotgun sequence genome. Coding sequences within it:
- the trmt10a gene encoding RNA (guanine-9-)-methyltransferase domain-containing protein 2 yields the protein MATDMADTLAVQESSHECANNDNESAKDENETGQTGETETLSKRQRKKLLKSQQWEEQRELRKQKRKERKQQRKLERQAQAEDGVEWTGKKRLCRSAEPSSLRLVIDCSFDNLMVLKDVKKLHKQIQRCYAENRRTLHPVQFYLTSHGGQLKQVMDEINKGWVNWKDVHFEPDAFHEIMKKEDLIYLTSDSPNVLQELDEAKAYVIGGLVDHNHHKGITFGRAQELGIAHAQLPLGSFVKMNSRKVLAVNHVFEIILAFLEKRDWQEAFFTVLPQRKGAVPVGREGDDEEDSDEDSDTEQPISEKRTDSKDQSESKQEEHKPVLNQSDSSERNTA